The Vitis vinifera cultivar Pinot Noir 40024 chromosome 18, ASM3070453v1 region CACTgtataaaatgataaaacagTAAGGGCGCTGAAGCACTCAgctgataaaataaataaataaataaataacccaaAGAGAACGGAGCTCTGTCGTTTTGTAATGGAAGAAGAGGCCAGGAATATGCCTCCAAGACAGCCAATCCTATTTGAGCAAGTCCCTTTGTTGCTTTCTAGTGTTGCTGTTCTCCTGCAAGCCGATTCCCTGTTGCTAGTCTCTTCTCTTCGGGACTCTTAGTTTATGTCTCCAACAGCAATTAGGCGGTGGGTTTGGCGGCCACCTTCGGATTCCAGGCTTATCTGTAAATTTTTGcaggggaaaaaaatttggcACTTTTCAAATGGCTGTTGCCATCTGCCCAAGTTCCCCCCCATACGTTGTATATAGAAAAGAACTAATTGCTTGAATGGGAAGAAATATTTTTCACCTAACCatccttaattattttaaatatttacgtgtactttttttaaaaaaaaaatattttcacaaaaaaaaaaaaacgacaaGTTATTGCATTtccttataaataaatataaggtaaaaaatatttataaattttatttggttttttaataaattttactcacaaatataattacattaagatttcataaaataaataaaacaatttataaaatctaattaatatttatatttgttgatTTTATCACATCTATTAAACATTCAAACTTATTTgttccttttattattttattttcacttttttaatgaaattattatcctaacatattttttactaccttaatatatttgaattttttttttaactctttttcATTATTCATTGTCAAATAagattagaatttttttaattttttatttaatatcttaTCAAATAAGTTTCTCGATAATGGCTTTTTCTGGTttgcatttgaaaattttaaaatatattaattcttatattaagaattattatcacttttagcatatttatattttatttttagaaaaaaaatcccaaaatttacTTACACAAACTATTAAATATTTCAGTTTTATAGTAATGCATTTAAATGGTGCTTTCACAAAAGGAAAAGTTGGGGAGTAGTTAATAAGAATATCTTACTTAATAAGAATACCATTTTATGATTCCTATCAAATAATCCACTAGAAAAAACTTTCTTTACATAAAGATAACATtcttaaaatggagttttgggtcaaaatgcccatttattaaatatatatatatatatataatatctaaccactttttaaaacttatattcaaATTGATCTCTTTGATGCCAGCATAAGCACCATGTCATCGTTGCCAATTAggacttcatttttgaactaaagccAGTTGTCAACtaaggttttaattaattttttttaattaaaaattattaaattataatttattattgaaattttaaaaatataattaaataataaattatttatatttaaacttaagaatctaatattacttcaacaaacataaattgataaatagaagatattataaatgaatattttatttattaataaattaataatcttaaaataataaatttatataacatataaataatatataaaattatataatttattaatttaagatatttaattttttgtttttaagatattaatttatttgtattatgacaaatttatctttatcgaagtATACTTTTAAGCCGTAGTTGCCAActaagatttcaattataattttttttttactttcgaatttaatttaaaactattaaattaaaatttattattgaaattaaaaatatatactttaataataaattatttatatttaaacttaagaatatagtattacttcaacaaacataaattaataaatagaagatattataaataaatattttatttattaataaattaataatcttaaaataataaatttatataacatataaataatatataaaattgtataatttattaatttaatatatttaatttgttgttttttaagatattaatttatttgtattataacaaatttatctttattgaaataagAGTATACTTTTAACCCGTAGTTgataactgagatttcaattataatttttttttttactttcaaatttaatttaaaactattaaattacaatttattattgaaattaaaaatatatactttaataataaattatttatatttaaacttaagaatctagtattacttcaacaaacataaattgataaataaaagatattataaatgaatattttatttattaataaattaataatcttaaaataataaatttatataacatataaataatatataaaattgtataatttattaatttaagatatttaatttgttgttttttaagatattaatttatttgtattatgacaaatttatctttatcgaaataaaaGTATACTTTTAAGCTATAGTTGCTAActaagatttcaattataattattttttttactttcaaaattaattaaaaactattaaattataatttattattgaaattaaaaatatatattgtaataatatttttaattacaatttatttataacctttaagattattaatttattaataaataaaatattcatttataatatcttctatttatcaatttatgtttgttaaagtaatactagatttttaaatttaaatataaataatttattatttaagtatatttttaaaattttaatcataaattataatttaataatttttaattaaatttttaattttaaaaaaaaattactaaaaccTTAGTTGGCAACTACagttttagttcaaaaatgaagccTCAGTTGCCAACTGAGgctttaattcaaaattgaagTCTTAGTTGTCAACTGAGgctttaactaaaatgatgaaaaaaataattaatgacaCGGCGCCTACGTAGCACCAAAGATGTCAATTTAAACATAAGTTTCAAAAAGTGGTtagatgttatattttttttaataaataggtcATTTTGACCTAAAACGCCTTAAAATGTCATGTCATTCCATTAACATGTGGAAGTGCatttaaatccaattttcaaatgattctCATGCTTTAAAGAACATAAACATGAAAGGATGAGGAAACCCACATTATGAACGGTTCCTTTaggaaaaataaggaaaagagaagggaaaggtcagtttctttaaaaaaaaaataagaaaaagagaagagaaaaggaatcggataattttggaaaaaaaggtATTTAATATATTTCACTCATATCCCCCAAGATTtgacataaatatatttacGGTCCTACTACTTTTaaaggaagtgtttttattgaAAGTGTTCTTTTTATCATACTTATGTGAAAactcttttatgaaaatttaaaatagtgtttttgataatatattgtataagtataaaatcattttttaatagtaaattactaaaaatgatatttattaaaaagggaaaatatcataataaatggaaaagttttattacaaaaaaaatatatataaacatttatataattaaaaaaaaaactcaaaaaatcatttttacgAAGGGGaagtgaaaaaagaagaagagaatgaGGAGGAAGCGAATAGTGAAAAAGAAATGGAGGATAGCTGGAAAAggtattttaagaatatatgaaatttttttaaagaaacccCCCCAAGTGCTTCTCTCAAATacacttttaagtgttttctctaaattttcaaaagtgttttttaaaatattatcaaacacttatttttttacctttaaaacaattttaagtatttttacaactaaaaacatttttaaaaagtactatcaaacaagctcttaattattattagtttcaaattttgtcaaataacatttatataaatacgtaaaaaataaaatttattttttagaaaatcattaaatacaattacATTAAGATCTcatttggtaataattttacaaagtgtttttaatacttttaatagttgaaaatttttattattcaagtgttaaaaatggtaaaaacactttttaaaatcactcctAAACACACTCTAAATCCTTTTACTATGTCAGGTGTATATGAAATTAACCTAAATTttaatgtgataaaaaaaatataatatattattgaactaatcataaaaatatttttaaaaatggaatatttttattttctaatctcCATAAAAacttagtttttgaaaaatggcATGGGCATCAAATgtaccataaaaataaataaataaataaaatcagatgtaattaaaaattatgactATCAAATTAATCCTGGATAAAGTGGACAGAGAGaagaattttaattattggtAAAACAATGGAGACCACTCCTTCAATGTGAGGCACAAAATTGAAAGTGGCCCAAAGGTATTGGGATTCTAAGCAAATCAATGTAGGCCCGTTTGGAAATAATTTGATATGAATTGGATTAATTAATAGGATCACCCAACCCATGGGAGGTgcagaaaatttttaaaaataaatgagattagTTAGTAACGTTAAGTACttgtttaattatattattattaaaaataaataaattcctgAGAgctaattattgaatttttaaattaaggtaaattaaattataaaagaggATAGTGCTAAATAACTATTAGGGCCAAATAAGAAAGAAGTCGACCCAAGACCCTGCCAAGAGAAGAAGTATAAAATTATGGGTGGTTGTTGTATTAAAGAAATAGGGAATTATGATTGTTTGTGTATAAAAGTACAATTGATTCTTAGGAAAATACATGCATGTAGAAGTCAAGTAGATTTAACATATTtgtgtttttgtattaaaatctTGTTTTGCAGTATAACTAGTAATGTTGACCTCCATGTCACAAGTTTGTAAGACTTATTTTTCAAAGGTATAAGGCTTAATTCCATGAGGATTATACAAGAGTATGTAAATTTCTACtcctaatatttttcatatctcaTCTGTAGGGTCAAAACCCAACAAGCACTAATAATTGATGTTGTAAGCTACAAGTTCATATTTCCACTACTTTACGTTACTAAGTTTCATTATGGTTACAATCTTACGAGTGTTGTAAAAACGGTTCAAGAATTCATGTTCCATTTGATCTCAATTGTCGATGCATTTAGGATCTAAATTTGTGTACCAAAAGTGTTTTCTTAAACAAAGTGTACAAAATACTTGATAAGAAAGTTACCTTCGGTGCTAACATTGTTGCATGTttcaacataataaaaaatgcGTACTTAGCATTGCCTTTTTCATCAAAATTATAGAAACTTAAGAAGTTGATAACAATAGTTATTTTTAAGTTGTCAATTCTTTTACTAGAAGGCttcaacataataaaaaatgctctaataatatttgttaacTATTGAACAAATTAATAGCAAAGCCACTAAAGCAAGTTCATTGGCTTGTCGTTGACCTTGTGCCAACATGGAGTCATCATGCATATCCTCCTTGGGCATAAAATCATAGGAGagaaacaatatataaaaatccTTTTCATTAATAGTTTTAATGAGCACAACAATTATCTAATGTCATTTGAaccaattttatttctattgagGCAACATTGTCATGACAAGCATAACCATTGAATAAGGAGAAATATAGGAATTTGAACACTTAGATGAAACTTTATGTTTCCTTTTTGAATTGGATAAATTGGACTTTGAACCTCTACTTGATTTAGCACCGAAAATGTAGTGAAGGGATTTCTTTCTTGAATCATTTGGTGATAATAGCAATTCTTTCGTGTTAGGAGAAACTTGTTTCCTTACCTATAATGAGGCTAAAGTAATTATTAGTTGATGTTTGTTGTTCACTTTGCAAGTATTAATAAATGAGTATACACCAACATGTTGTGAGTCATTAGATTGATAGAAATATTATGTGAGGATGAGGTAATGTGTGGACCGCGTTTTTCACGTGAGTCCCCACTCGACGAcgaaactcgttttttatttatttgtgaaaaatatgatttttagaaaatactttggaatcactacttatttttgtttttttttaaaggaaaacaaaataaaaaaataaaaaaaaccatatgtgactcctaaaggaaaaaaCGGATCTGTAAAAAATCGAGTTTTGATTCGGGAGTCAGGTTACCTATTCGGAAAGTAAGATGATGAGTCGTACCACCCCTCTAAACCCGTATACATATGGTCTCTACTAAATgaattaagggaattgtgacaattaattaattaattatgaatatcaagaaaaataatcaatgtacaagtcataataaaaatcaatatatacaaaaataaggatgaaatctaattacaagaatatacaaaataaataatgagagaattatgcaaaatgatttattgaactaaaaaaaaaaaagttttcaagaaattttaaaggattttattaaaaatgattttaaattaatgatttcaattatttatatacaaaaaagagtttcaatttattttcaattattgacttgattcaattttatttgcatttattatatcaaaagaatttattacaaaatttcaatttgataacaaaaattatttttatttacttttactAAAAAAGAACGAatgtttacaattttatttacaaaaatatttcaatttgttttcatttaagaaaagtgacttaaacaaattattaaaaaaaaatataactttatttgcaaaagaatttttaattaaaaattaatttttgggacaaatttattacaaaacaatttttggacaatttttattaaacaaagaattttttggacaattattattaaaaaaaatttcaaattatattaaaaacatttttttggatttttctaaaattttattaataataagaataatattttaaaattattattttattaaaacatatttactgaattattcttcttatttaaaattttttttgatttattcgatattcaattttgtacacactccataaatatatacaaacgaatatttacaataactaatagaaataaaaccaaataaaagttgAGAATAAAATGCgtacccaaataaacttacaacaaaTTCAATGttccatttaaaatattttcgaATCTCACTTTCTTTCATGAAATTTCATACTCCACGTGGCATAAATCTGTACTCAGCTAACAGAATTGCAGAATAaactcatgcaaaaacaaaaatagtccaaagtgtaaatatccaaaaatatacgaagtccaaaacaaatatttaaacctaaatccaaacttcaaattaatccgataaatttcaccaattaaaaatTGGCTCAAATtagcaaatataacccaacaaaaaatatctcacatgtcataggccttaatctaaaatttctaaattaatagccaaaatttaagttcaattaatcaaactcaaaacatgatctaaatttctaaatttaatatcctATAATCTAAGCCTAATTTAATGTGTAAACTTAAATTTACAACCAAAATCAActcaatttaatatgcaaactcacatccaaaatatagcacaatattatatcatatctaaattaaataattcaaatgagtaaaattatataaattattaacttaataatccaaattaacaaattcaaaattaattcaccAACGATAAATTAGcccaaattttatattaattttccaataataaattaacataaatttcatactaattaacaaaactcaaacataaggcccacaaacaaacataaatgAACAAgctaatttcaataataattactattaaaatcaaatcaccaaaaataaagaaaaaatagtaataataataataataataatacccacaaataaatataaatgcaCAAGCCTAATTTCAGCccacaaacaaacataaatataataataataaagaaaataaaataaagtgaaaaaaataggTTAAGAAGTGAGAATGGGTGTTGGGGTGGAGAGTTGCAGGGAGAAGAAAGgcaaaaatttctatttatagAGAATTATAAATAAGAACATGAATCTTATTGcgatttcaaaattaaaaaaaataatttatttgaatataaGACTTAAATCATTCTCTAATTATAACATGAGACACAAAATTAGAGccatcattctttttttattttgctcaTTGTGGTAATTAAGTATTGACTCTTCTGAGAAGGCTATATtgacattttttaatattaaattattctgATATAATCACCTCACTAGGTTTACTCAAATGTATTGTGACTCCtaataaaaagatgaaagaCTTTGGTGCAATATGAGGAGTATTTAATTGTTACCCATTAGGTTCACTCGAGAATAGTCTCACTCCTATCGAAAAGACCAAAGATTTTGATACCATCCCATGATTCCCATCAAACACATACTCTCTTTCTACAATAGTTACAATTTGTTGTGATTGTAAACCAAATtaaaactgaaaaagaaaaccaattCCTTGATATGCTACAAGATGACATGATATACAGATGATGTCCCCTCTGAGCAATTCAAGTTGGAAGTTGACGCGCATGCATGAGGACGTAGCGGACAAAGGGCTGATTTGGTCCATGCACAACACACGTTAAAGAGAAATTACAAGAATATTAACAGGGGAAATGGACATTGCAAACACTTTCCGCTGTGGATATGAGATTTACAATCTGCAGGTAAGTGTGTTTTGTTGTATCCCTGCTTGTATCACTAACTACAAACTACTAACAAAAGTGGGTGTAGGTTGTAAGATTGTATAACTAATAGGAGAGCGCCCAACCATTTAGTAACCTGGGAACATTGGTGGTGGTGGGGAGGAGTACTCGAAGCCAAGATGTGGGGGAAGAATGAAGTCGTCAGCCGGTGGAGGGGATAGTGGGGAGGACAcaggaggaggtggtggtggaggggAGTGGACGGGTGGTGGGGGGGAGCGGAGTGGAGGTGGAGGGGAGTGGAAGGGCGGTGGTGGTGGAGATTGGAGTGGCGGTGGAGGGGATTGGAGATTTGGTGGTGGTGGAGAGTGGAGTGGAGGTGGAGGGGAGTGGAGGGGTGGTGGGGGTGGAGAGTGGAGTGGAGGTGGAGGGGAGTGCCAAGATCTTGGAGGGGGACGCCTCATTGGAACTGGAGATTGAGCATTGGGATCGGGGGATGGCCCTGGTGCTTCAGTCGGTGCAAAAGGTTGTTTAGGAGGGTTTGCAGCAGGAGAAGGCGGTTTTGGTGGTGACGGCGAAGATTTTGGAGATGGAGATGGGGATGCTTTTGGAGTGGGTGATGGAGATGATTTCGGAGATGGTGTTTGAGGTGATGGTGATGATTTTGGAGATGGTGATGGTTTTGGGGGTGATGGGGATGAGTTTGGAGACGGTGAGGGTTTTGGCGGTGCCGGTGATGGTTTTGGTGGTGCCGGTGATGGTTTTGGGGGTGATGGGGATGAGTTTGGAGACGGTGAGGGTTTTGGCGGTGACGGTGATGGTTTTGGTGGTGACGGTGATGGTTTTGGGGGTGATGGGGATGAGTCTGGAGACGGTGAGGGCTTTGGCGGTGACGGGGATGATTTTGGAGACGGTGCTGGAGATGGCTTTGGTGGCGAAGGCGAGGGTTTTGGAGATGGAGTCTGTGATGATTTTGGAGATGGCGCTGGAGATGGTTTTGGGGGTGATGGTGAGGGTGGAAATGGTGCAGGAGTTGACTTTGGAGGTGACGGTGAAGGTGAGGGTTTTGGAGATGGAGTCTGTGATGATTTTGGAGATGGCGCTGGAGATGGTTTTGGGGGCGATGGTGAGGGTGGAAATGGTGCGGGAGTTGACTTTGGAGGTGAGGATGAGGGTGAGGGTTTTGGTGGAGATGGTGTGGGAGATGGCTTTGAAGGCGATGGTGTTGACTTTGGAGATGGCGTGGGAGATGGTTTTGGAGTGGTAGAAGGCGTAGTGTGTGGTGGGGGTGAGGCCTTGTCGCCTGGAGGACTTGATGGAGAGGGAGAGGGTGTTGATGCACCACCCCCACACTTGGCCTTGCTACAATCAACTGGCCGGCTAACCACCGGATTGCAAGTTGCTGCGGACTTCTGTTTTGGGCGGTCTGGTAAACAGTTGCTTGTATCATCCAGCGTGATGTCTGTCCTGGAAGGCGGTTCGCATGCTTTGGCTTCACCTTTGAAGTAGTTGTAGGAGAATGTGAAATTGGACAAGCTAGACAAGTTGCATATGCTATCTGACACAAATCCTGTCAGCGTGTTATGGGCAACATTCAAATGCTCAATTTGTTTAAGCCCATTAAAGCTTTTCGGCAATATGCCCGTAAATGAGTTCGATGCCGCATCAAAAACTGTTAAATTTCGCAGCATTCCAATCTCAGTTGGGAGGCATCCCGACATATCATTGCTTGCAAATATAATCTCATTCAGAGTGTTCCCCATCTGCCCAATGCTGCGTGGAATGCAGCCTGTAAATTTGTTGCCGGCAAACACAATAACGGAGGCCCGAGAGTGGCCCAGAGTTTCAGGAATATTGGATGTGAACCGGTTATGGTTCACAAACAACGCATCAAGATCCTTATCGAAGAGTTCAGGAGGCAATTCCCCTTCAAATTCATTATACCTGAGATCAAGGTACCTGAGAGCAGGAATTGATAGAACCACTGCTGGAAAAGGACCCACAAACCGATTGTTACTAACATCAAGCTCGTGGAGAATTGTAAGCCTAGAGAAACTCTTGGGAATGATCCCGCAGAACCGGTTGGAATTAATGTGGAAAAGAGCAAGATCAGTCATCAAACCCAACTCCACTGGGAGATACCCTGCAATGTCAGCATGGTTAAGATCCACGCCAGCGACCACACTCAATTTCGGGTTATCAAGTGCTGGTGCACAGAAAACGCCCTTGTAAGCACAAACATTGGCCCCTTCCCAGTTGGAGGTGGTGTTAAATGGGTCAGAGTACATAGCATGTTTCCAAGCTTGGAGTGCAATGTAGGCTTGCCGCAGCCTAGCGTTGGCAAAGGCTACTACAAGATCTACCTCATATTCAAAGTCATTGGGCAAGTCACCATCTTTAGGAATGGCTAAGAGTTGGCGATGAGCAATAAGAGAGGCTTCCTCATCAGATAGAGCCAAGGAGAATGATGACAAGGGAGACGAGAGGAGAAGAGAGAGCAACAGGAAGCAGCCTGAGGCCTGCATTTTTTGGAGGGACTGCAATAGGGCGCCACCTTGGAGATGCCCAGAGCTGCTTATAGGAAAGAGACGATCAATGTGGGGTACTGGTTCAAAACTTGGGGCTCACCCACGTGGATTGGTAGCTTTTAAGAGGCTTTGCAACAATCTCTCTGGCACCAGAATACAAGGTGTTGTCCCTTACGCACAATACATTTCGCGGGTTTCGAATAATTTGTTTGATTTAGAGGTACCCCCTTATTTTTAAGTACGGTTTAGCAATTTAGCCCTTCAATATTGGTCATTgcctaaatataaaattaaccGTTAATAAACTAACCAACAACCAACGACCAAGTCAACCACCAACTGCCAAAATGTTTTCATGGACCAATGCCTCCTTTGCTTTGAGGTGAGACCTATCTTAAGGAACCTATGATCATGGGGCGACCGTTCCTCTGGTTGCTACTGGCGGATATTGGTTAGTCATCTTGTGTCTAGAGAAGCTACAGGGTAAATATAGGGAAATTGCTTAAAGTCCGTAGCCCAACTAGACGTTCCACAGCAagttttctcaaaaataaaatccatttaaagaataaacttctACAGAATATGTaagtaataataacaatttaaattttacttaGGAGGTAGGAATTTGGACTGGGTCTGGTCTGTTCCTTTGGATGTGGCTGGATTTGGGCCCATCCGAAGGTGACTATGGCTCAATGCAAGCCTGCGAGCTGGCCCAGTTTGGACCACCTCGTCCCTCCTACAGAGTCATGAATGATGACTGATGACTCGAGAGGCAAGACTCGTACAATCTGGACGTATCGATACAGTATTGCCTACAGAACATCTAATCCTCAGAGAATCGAACTCAAATTCGCAAGAAACACCTAAACGTACGTATAAAATGCAGAGTCTAAGACTCTAATTTCTTGAGATGTCTAGGATGACTGAGCTTTCTTAAGTTCTCTGTCACCATCATCAGTTCTTTGCTTTCCATTTCAAGAGTTTGGTTCCTCCTGTTATCATTGGTCAACCTGTGTTTTTCATTGTAAAATTTGGAATCTTTCAACTGCCACTTGACAACTAGCCAATGGGCTCAGAGTTTGCAGTATGGAGTGAGGCTACAAGTTGTTCATAGTTCTTAATTGATTGACCTAATGTGGATGATTGGTCTAACATGATCTAAAACGTAGTTCGTATGAAGCGTCATCCattcattgatttatttttgtatggaaTGAGGACTTGGACCACCCAACCCAGGACTTGCCAACTCACATTGCCCACAGTGGCATACATGAAAATCCACTCCCACAACCCATTGAAAATTACATCCATCTTTTAGTTGCTCCATAAGAAAAGACATCACCCACAAAAACTTGCATGGCTGTCTCGTCTCGAGAATCAAAGATGGATATTGAGCTTTTGTGACCCCACTATCCTCACTCACTTAGATATTGGTGAACTTTATATACCAAAGCAGAATTTGAATGGAATCGACATCATAGGAAAAGCGATTCAACCAAAAACAAAAGGGCTAAAGCACCCAAAGAAAAAACCCTACACAtccacataaaaaataaaaaaataaaaaggcacTCTACTCAATTACTCAACACTCGGCATTCGCCATTGCGAAAGGTGATGCCTTTCTGCTCCAAAATCTAATTGATCCACTTGGACATTAGGGGCCATGCGCATGCTAAGTGAGGAACTGAAGCATCGTGGCTCGAGCCA contains the following coding sequences:
- the LOC132253081 gene encoding pollen-specific leucine-rich repeat extensin-like protein 1, which encodes MCVARGGGDGLCVDHEGHVMGFLPVRYPPIALRSGHLQGGALLQSLQKMQASGCFLLLSLLLSSPLSSFSLALSDEEASLIAHRQLLAIPKDGDLPNDFEYEVDLVVAFANARLRQAYIALQAWKHAMYSDPFNTTSNWEGANVCAYKGVFCAPALDNPKLSVVAGVDLNHADIAGYLPVELGLMTDLALFHINSNRFCGIIPKSFSRLTILHELDVSNNRFVGPFPAVVLSIPALRYLDLRYNEFEGELPPELFDKDLDALFVNHNRFTSNIPETLGHSRASVIVFAGNKFTGCIPRSIGQMGNTLNEIIFASNDMSGCLPTEIGMLRNLTVFDAASNSFTGILPKSFNGLKQIEHLNVAHNTLTGFVSDSICNLSSLSNFTFSYNYFKGEAKACEPPSRTDITLDDTSNCLPDRPKQKSAATCNPVVSRPVDCSKAKCGGGASTPSPSPSSPPGDKASPPPHTTPSTTPKPSPTPSPKSTPSPSKPSPTPSPPKPSPSSSPPKSTPAPFPPSPSPPKPSPAPSPKSSQTPSPKPSPSPSPPKSTPAPFPPSPSPPKPSPAPSPKSSQTPSPKPSPSPPKPSPAPSPKSSPSPPKPSPSPDSSPSPPKPSPSPPKPSPSPPKPSPSPNSSPSPPKPSPAPPKPSPAPPKPSPSPNSSPSPPKPSPSPKSSPSPQTPSPKSSPSPTPKASPSPSPKSSPSPPKPPSPAANPPKQPFAPTEAPGPSPDPNAQSPVPMRRPPPRSWHSPPPPLHSPPPPPLHSPPPPLHSPPPPNLQSPPPPLQSPPPPPFHSPPPPLRSPPPPVHSPPPPPPPVSSPLSPPPADDFILPPHLGFEYSSPPPPMFPGY